The Armatimonadota bacterium genome contains a region encoding:
- the lon gene encoding endopeptidase La, whose protein sequence is MTSNFEPVSSDIDERPIDELGSVAPAEPEESDKQSTTVPEILNILPLRESVIYPMLIAPLSVSRESGIAALDDAVATRDRIIGVLTQREPMMDTPTMDDLYDFGCAVIIRTLVKSADGTRLIVQGLTRFKVLEVLQTTPFIQVRVQPIEEPKIAPEKEEEVEALRRSVAAMFEQAVRLTPMLPDELKDLTNAVDEPNVMADLVAAHMFLPTEDKQRVLETVSMPERQKTLLALLSREVRVLELSSKVQNEVSHELSKSQREYYLREQLKAIQRELGEFDDVAGELDEIRERIEDSGMSAEAHKEVQREFDRLKRINPGSPEYNVARTYIDTMLAMPWKKMTEDLLDFDHVKSVLDDEHFGLEKIKDRILEFLAVRKVKTDGRVRQPILCFVGPPGVGKTSLGRSISTAIGREFVRISLGGMRDEAEIRGHRRTYIGALPGQIMQGLRRAGVKNPLFVLDEIDKLASDFRGDPASALLEVLDPEQNAHFRDHYLDTPFDLGQVFFIATANRLDTIPPALLDRMELVEIGGYTEEEKFQIARQHLIPKQVEEHGLKQSKIKFADEAVTELIRHYTRESGVRNLERMVGSVVRKATRSFAEGRKSSVTVNRAFIHKHLGAPRFLRDEVIERKLIPGMAVGLAWTPVGGDVLFIESTRMPGKGMTITGQLGDVMKESITAAMSYIRTHAKDLEIDSELISESEIHVHVPAGAVPKDGPSAGVTMLTALVSLLTGKLVKQRLAMTGEMTLTGQVLPVGGIKDKVLAAYRAGVKTLILPEDNQKDYEEEVPEEIRKQLKTHFVSNASEVLSIAINLKQVKK, encoded by the coding sequence ATGACTTCTAATTTTGAACCTGTTTCTTCAGATATTGACGAAAGACCCATCGATGAATTGGGTTCGGTTGCTCCTGCCGAACCAGAAGAGTCGGACAAGCAATCGACCACCGTTCCCGAAATTCTCAACATTTTGCCTCTGCGAGAATCGGTGATCTATCCGATGCTGATCGCGCCGCTTTCAGTCTCGCGCGAGAGCGGCATTGCGGCGCTCGATGACGCCGTTGCCACACGCGACCGAATCATCGGAGTTTTAACCCAGCGTGAGCCAATGATGGACACGCCGACGATGGATGATTTGTACGACTTCGGTTGCGCTGTGATCATCCGAACACTGGTCAAATCTGCAGACGGAACTCGGCTCATCGTTCAGGGATTGACTCGGTTCAAAGTTCTGGAAGTCCTTCAAACGACCCCATTCATTCAGGTTCGTGTCCAACCGATTGAAGAACCGAAAATTGCGCCAGAGAAAGAAGAAGAAGTCGAGGCGCTTCGACGATCGGTCGCCGCAATGTTCGAGCAGGCTGTGCGCCTGACGCCGATGTTGCCAGACGAGCTCAAGGACCTGACTAACGCGGTCGACGAGCCGAATGTGATGGCAGATTTGGTTGCTGCTCACATGTTCTTGCCCACAGAAGACAAGCAAAGGGTGCTCGAAACGGTTTCGATGCCTGAGCGACAGAAGACGCTCTTGGCGCTCCTTTCGAGAGAAGTCCGAGTGCTTGAACTGAGTTCAAAGGTCCAAAACGAAGTCAGCCACGAACTGAGCAAATCACAGCGCGAATACTATCTTCGAGAGCAGCTGAAGGCGATTCAACGCGAACTGGGTGAGTTCGACGATGTTGCCGGAGAATTGGATGAGATTCGAGAGCGCATCGAGGACTCAGGAATGAGTGCCGAAGCGCACAAGGAAGTTCAGCGTGAGTTCGACAGGCTGAAGAGAATCAATCCTGGCTCGCCCGAATACAACGTGGCGCGAACCTACATCGACACGATGCTGGCGATGCCTTGGAAGAAGATGACCGAGGACCTTTTGGACTTCGATCACGTCAAGTCGGTCCTCGATGATGAGCATTTCGGTCTTGAGAAGATCAAGGATCGAATTCTCGAGTTTTTGGCGGTGCGTAAGGTCAAGACCGATGGACGCGTGCGCCAGCCGATTCTGTGCTTTGTGGGACCTCCCGGCGTTGGCAAGACCTCACTTGGGCGCTCGATCTCGACGGCGATCGGCAGAGAATTTGTCCGGATTTCTTTGGGAGGCATGAGGGACGAAGCTGAGATTCGGGGTCACCGCCGAACCTACATCGGCGCACTTCCGGGCCAGATTATGCAGGGACTCCGTCGGGCAGGAGTCAAAAATCCACTGTTCGTCTTGGATGAAATTGACAAACTGGCAAGTGATTTCCGGGGTGATCCAGCGTCCGCTCTTCTCGAAGTCTTGGACCCCGAACAGAATGCCCATTTCAGGGATCACTACCTCGACACGCCGTTTGACCTCGGTCAGGTGTTCTTCATCGCCACGGCAAACCGGCTCGATACCATTCCGCCAGCGCTGCTAGACCGAATGGAACTTGTCGAAATCGGTGGGTACACCGAGGAAGAGAAATTCCAAATCGCTCGGCAACATCTGATCCCGAAGCAGGTGGAAGAACATGGACTCAAGCAATCGAAAATCAAGTTCGCTGATGAGGCCGTGACGGAGCTGATTCGGCACTACACCCGAGAATCTGGGGTCAGAAATCTCGAGCGGATGGTGGGTTCAGTCGTGAGAAAGGCGACTCGTAGCTTCGCTGAGGGTCGAAAGTCGTCGGTCACCGTCAATCGTGCTTTCATCCACAAGCATCTTGGCGCGCCGAGATTCCTGCGCGACGAAGTGATCGAACGAAAATTGATTCCAGGCATGGCCGTGGGTCTGGCATGGACTCCAGTTGGTGGAGACGTTCTGTTTATCGAATCCACACGAATGCCGGGCAAGGGAATGACGATCACCGGTCAACTTGGTGATGTCATGAAGGAGAGCATTACCGCGGCGATGAGCTATATCCGAACCCATGCCAAAGACCTGGAGATTGACTCTGAGTTAATTTCAGAAAGCGAGATTCACGTCCATGTCCCTGCCGGCGCGGTTCCAAAGGATGGCCCGAGTGCAGGTGTGACGATGTTGACCGCTCTGGTTTCACTGCTGACTGGCAAGTTGGTGAAGCAGCGGCTCGCGATGACTGGGGAAATGACCTTGACGGGCCAAGTCCTACCGGTTGGGGGCATTAAGGACAAAGTTTTAGCGGCGTATCGAGCGGGGGTGAAGACGCTGATCTTGCCGGAAGATAACCAAAAAGATTACGAGGAAGAAGTGCCCGAAGAGATTCGAAAGCAGCTGAAAACACACTTCGTTTCCAACGCTTCGGAAGTTCTTTCCATCGCCATAAATCTAAAGCAAGTAAAAAAGTAA
- a CDS encoding DUF2314 domain-containing protein produces the protein MTHRFRLLAQGMVIAAVAMAVSGCQLLGLDAPQVDTPRPKNEAVASIDNAQSSLDFFFDELRHRRGDKFYAKVSLPGLAGRPEDIWVSQVVAKGDKVTGNLAQAPRKIPGARKGSKVKFSKAQVLDWMIVKDGKVYGAFTGRPKL, from the coding sequence TTGACACATCGTTTCCGATTGCTTGCGCAGGGAATGGTCATAGCCGCAGTGGCTATGGCGGTGTCTGGGTGCCAATTGCTCGGCCTTGATGCTCCACAAGTCGACACTCCTCGGCCCAAAAACGAGGCTGTCGCTTCCATTGACAACGCTCAATCGAGCCTAGATTTCTTCTTTGATGAACTCCGCCATCGCCGCGGTGATAAGTTCTACGCCAAGGTCAGTTTGCCCGGCCTTGCGGGACGGCCAGAAGACATTTGGGTGAGCCAAGTTGTTGCCAAAGGCGACAAAGTGACCGGGAATCTCGCTCAGGCTCCTCGAAAAATCCCCGGTGCTCGCAAAGGCTCGAAGGTCAAATTCAGCAAGGCCCAAGTACTTGACTGGATGATTGTCAAGGACGGTAAGGTCTACGGGGCGTTTACTGGCAGGCCTAAGCTTTAG
- the msrB gene encoding peptide-methionine (R)-S-oxide reductase MsrB: protein MLTWDTLKPEEKSPKRDDKVVLTDEEWKKKLTPEQYNILRSHGTDPRFCGILENTKDKGIYHCAGCDLKLFQSADKFDSGTGWPSFILPVDRKNVWFRTDKSYNMVRVEVLCARCDGHLGHVFPDGPQPSGLRFCINGNAMKFVKEKS from the coding sequence ATGCTGACCTGGGACACCTTGAAGCCTGAAGAAAAGAGCCCGAAGCGCGACGACAAGGTTGTGCTGACCGACGAAGAGTGGAAGAAAAAACTGACGCCAGAGCAATACAACATTCTTCGGTCGCACGGTACCGATCCAAGGTTCTGCGGCATCCTCGAGAACACGAAGGATAAGGGGATCTACCATTGCGCCGGTTGCGATTTGAAGCTGTTTCAAAGCGCAGACAAGTTTGATTCAGGCACCGGATGGCCCTCGTTCATTCTTCCTGTAGATCGCAAGAACGTGTGGTTCCGCACAGACAAATCGTACAACATGGTGCGAGTGGAAGTGCTTTGCGCCAGATGCGATGGGCATCTAGGACATGTTTTTCCGGATGGTCCTCAGCCGAGCGGATTGCGATTCTGCATCAATGGCAACGCAATGAAGTTCGTGAAGGAAAAGTCCTAA
- a CDS encoding citrate synthase (catalyzes the formation of citrate from acetyl-CoA and oxaloacetate), translating to MSATTYPNYSPGLEGVIGGITTISEIVSETSSLIYRGYNVHDLASKGSFEETAYLLIYGKLPNMAELTAFKKVLADEREVPEQVYTALKQLPKSTHPMDIAKVGFAVYAPYDPDYAAPAGDDAANVRKAVRILAKASTIVGNGHRIRSGQEPLKPMAEHTIAQNFLYLITGQAPDAKTAHVLDSSLTLYAEHGFNASTFACRVTVATLSDLYSGIASGIGTLKGPLHGGANEEAMKMLEEIGSVDKAEAWIRDALATKKKIMGFGHREYKKRDPRAIYLTKVAKELCAESGQTKWSEIADILENVMETEKGIYPNVDFPAAYAYYMLGIPVDLYTPIFVIARVSGWSSHMIEQLRNNRLIRPGCIYEGPTSAEFVPVENR from the coding sequence ATGAGCGCAACGACTTATCCAAATTACAGCCCTGGACTGGAGGGCGTGATCGGTGGAATCACCACCATTAGCGAGATTGTCAGCGAAACCAGTAGCCTCATCTATCGTGGATATAACGTCCACGACCTCGCCAGCAAAGGCTCGTTTGAAGAAACCGCCTACTTGCTCATCTATGGCAAGTTGCCAAACATGGCAGAGCTGACGGCATTCAAAAAAGTGCTTGCCGACGAGCGAGAAGTTCCAGAGCAGGTCTACACCGCGCTCAAGCAACTTCCAAAGAGCACTCATCCGATGGACATCGCAAAGGTTGGCTTTGCCGTCTATGCTCCATACGATCCAGATTACGCTGCTCCGGCTGGCGATGACGCTGCAAACGTTCGAAAGGCTGTGCGGATTCTCGCCAAGGCTTCGACCATCGTGGGCAACGGACACCGAATTCGATCGGGTCAAGAGCCGCTTAAGCCGATGGCCGAGCACACGATTGCACAAAACTTCCTGTACTTGATCACTGGTCAAGCACCAGATGCCAAGACGGCACACGTTTTGGATAGTTCGCTCACGCTCTACGCAGAGCACGGATTCAACGCATCCACTTTTGCTTGCCGAGTCACTGTGGCGACCCTCAGCGACTTGTATAGCGGTATCGCAAGCGGTATCGGAACCCTTAAGGGCCCTCTACACGGAGGCGCTAACGAGGAAGCCATGAAGATGCTCGAAGAAATCGGTTCGGTCGATAAGGCTGAAGCGTGGATTCGAGATGCTCTCGCTACCAAGAAGAAGATCATGGGCTTTGGTCACCGCGAATACAAGAAGCGCGACCCACGAGCGATCTATCTCACCAAGGTGGCCAAGGAGCTTTGCGCAGAATCCGGCCAAACAAAATGGTCCGAGATCGCCGACATCCTCGAAAACGTGATGGAAACCGAAAAGGGAATCTATCCAAACGTCGACTTCCCAGCGGCTTACGCTTACTACATGCTCGGCATCCCTGTTGACCTGTACACCCCGATCTTCGTGATCGCACGTGTTAGCGGTTGGAGTTCACACATGATCGAGCAGTTGCGCAACAACCGATTGATCCGACCTGGATGCATCTACGAAGGTCCAACCTCCGCCGAGTTCGTTCCAGTCGAAAATCGCTAA
- a CDS encoding YajQ family cyclic di-GMP-binding protein, giving the protein MAASSFSFDIVSKVDQQEVRNAVDQAQKELMNRWDLKNTNTEILFEKDQITLVGGDEGKLSQVRDILFSKLIKRGIDSRQIEYGKEEPASGMSVRQKVEFKNGIEQEVAKNITKALRDSGIKVTSQIQGDELRVSGKSKDDLQKAITFVKGLDLPVPVLFTNYR; this is encoded by the coding sequence ATGGCGGCGAGTTCATTTTCGTTCGATATCGTGAGTAAAGTAGATCAGCAAGAAGTGCGCAATGCGGTCGATCAGGCTCAAAAGGAGCTGATGAACCGCTGGGATCTGAAGAACACCAATACCGAAATTTTGTTTGAAAAGGATCAAATCACATTGGTTGGTGGCGACGAAGGCAAGTTGTCGCAAGTGCGCGATATCCTATTTAGCAAGCTCATCAAGCGCGGGATCGACTCGCGGCAGATCGAGTACGGCAAGGAAGAACCTGCCTCCGGTATGAGCGTGCGGCAAAAAGTCGAGTTCAAGAACGGGATCGAACAAGAGGTCGCGAAGAACATCACCAAGGCACTCCGGGACAGCGGAATCAAGGTGACTTCGCAGATTCAAGGCGACGAATTGCGTGTGAGCGGGAAGAGCAAAGACGATCTTCAAAAGGCGATTACCTTCGTGAAAGGGCTCGATTTGCCAGTGCCAGTGCTCTTCACTAACTACCGATAA
- a CDS encoding sigma-70 family RNA polymerase sigma factor, whose amino-acid sequence MKFKAQQDSKRNERFDALAERSHRKVYNLAYRLSMNKQDAEDLTQEAFYRAYRNFNDFEGDRPFENWIFRIVTRLFLDLNRARKRRVQTVSYDAPKRPDGSDDLLLVEAADQSPTAEQILVNETMSEELEMALNTLKPEQRMLVILADVEQMPYNEIAQVAGVPVGTVRSRLHRAHRKLKEMLERTRVNPAFA is encoded by the coding sequence ATGAAATTTAAAGCTCAGCAAGATTCAAAGAGGAACGAGCGTTTTGACGCTCTAGCCGAGAGATCGCACCGAAAGGTGTACAACCTCGCCTATCGCCTTTCGATGAATAAGCAGGATGCCGAGGATCTCACCCAAGAGGCTTTTTACCGGGCGTATCGGAATTTCAACGATTTCGAGGGCGATCGGCCTTTCGAAAATTGGATTTTCCGCATCGTGACGCGGTTGTTCCTGGACTTGAACCGCGCTCGAAAGCGCCGTGTTCAGACGGTGAGCTACGATGCGCCAAAGCGTCCAGACGGTTCGGATGATCTCTTGCTCGTTGAAGCTGCGGATCAATCGCCGACCGCAGAGCAAATTTTGGTCAACGAGACCATGAGCGAAGAGCTTGAAATGGCATTGAACACATTGAAGCCTGAGCAGCGCATGCTGGTCATCTTGGCCGACGTTGAGCAGATGCCATACAACGAAATCGCACAGGTTGCTGGCGTTCCGGTCGGCACTGTTCGAAGTCGCTTGCACCGCGCACATCGAAAGCTGAAGGAGATGCTCGAACGAACTCGAGTCAACCCTGCTTTCGCCTAA
- a CDS encoding fatty acid desaturase — translation MSTVMDREVAPEERKIPNYRQQIRRELPDYVFKPDYSNLWWLPVHFLLIGASLFVIINHFNPWTAILCSVVIGHSMGCLGFIAHDISHGGSIKNLFLRDFLTLVGFSTLGISPLLWRKWHNADHHNNTQIRGVDPDHLFTLEDHKNNPVLKWLYKIHPLARNLVIFSSFAYRMSQQQIRMLITYLRDKHTRGSEKISMLLQVAAQLTPWIVLTWLAGPHVFAFGYFIPLLITNAMVICYIATNHFLNPLADENDVLATSLTVTLPKGLRWLDAWHQHFGAHVAHHLFPGVSGRYTRLIEDTAARLFPDRYYSMPITQALKLLWDTPWVYESNETLIDPHREIRVKTLGAGMEKQIKK, via the coding sequence ATGTCCACCGTGATGGATCGCGAGGTCGCGCCAGAAGAGAGAAAGATTCCGAACTACCGCCAGCAGATTCGGCGAGAACTACCGGATTACGTTTTCAAGCCTGACTACTCGAACCTATGGTGGCTTCCGGTTCATTTTCTGTTGATTGGTGCCTCACTTTTCGTTATCATCAACCACTTCAACCCGTGGACGGCGATCCTCTGTTCGGTAGTGATCGGCCATTCGATGGGATGCCTTGGTTTCATCGCACACGACATCTCGCATGGAGGAAGCATCAAGAATCTCTTCCTTCGAGACTTCCTCACCTTGGTAGGATTCAGCACGCTGGGGATCAGCCCGCTTCTATGGCGAAAGTGGCACAACGCGGACCATCACAACAACACTCAGATTCGAGGCGTAGACCCCGATCACCTGTTCACCTTGGAGGACCACAAGAACAATCCGGTCCTAAAGTGGCTGTACAAAATACATCCTTTGGCAAGAAACTTGGTCATTTTTAGTAGTTTTGCCTACCGGATGTCACAACAGCAGATTAGGATGCTGATCACCTATTTGCGAGACAAACACACTCGTGGTAGCGAGAAGATCTCGATGCTCTTGCAAGTCGCGGCTCAGTTGACGCCTTGGATTGTATTGACCTGGCTCGCGGGACCGCACGTGTTTGCTTTCGGATATTTCATTCCGCTGCTCATCACCAACGCGATGGTTATCTGCTATATCGCTACGAACCACTTTTTAAATCCTCTGGCGGACGAGAACGATGTGCTGGCCACCTCACTGACCGTGACATTGCCGAAGGGGCTCCGCTGGCTGGATGCATGGCACCAACATTTTGGAGCGCACGTCGCGCACCATCTTTTCCCCGGCGTCAGTGGACGATACACGCGTTTGATTGAAGACACCGCCGCACGGCTCTTTCCAGACCGGTACTACTCGATGCCGATCACCCAGGCTCTCAAACTGCTATGGGATACCCCTTGGGTGTATGAATCCAATGAAACGTTGATCGATCCTCACCGCGAAATTCGGGTCAAAACCCTGGGCGCGGGAATGGAAAAGCAGATCAAGAAGTAG
- a CDS encoding glycosyltransferase family 4 protein codes for MRLATIPNASSKKWNPMTWMLNQGLQKLGVEVHDLTLESLESERFDLLHIHFFEHYTEYRNPFRVLKRVRGLLAGIDKHRAAGGKLVYTAHDVIGHDVPWRSIERWFLDRYMSKVDGVIFVSEASIKMVRDRFPQLTSNQTIIPLSDYGDWYPDTISREGARAKFGISDDELVITHVGLVKRYKNVSQLVKAFTETPGKYRLLLAGRVIPDELRDEIDNLCKADPRIIWKPGHIDDAEMQNYYRAADLAIFPYRAILNSGSAMLALTFGLPIVVPQLGSMPELQKLISPDWVHLQSDEINSKVLRESLDWLENTNRSEKPPMEALTVDAIAQRHFEFYQKVQSG; via the coding sequence ATGCGACTCGCTACCATCCCCAACGCCTCAAGCAAAAAGTGGAATCCGATGACTTGGATGCTCAATCAGGGCCTCCAAAAATTAGGCGTCGAAGTGCACGATTTGACTCTGGAATCGTTGGAGTCGGAGCGATTCGACCTGCTTCATATTCACTTTTTTGAGCACTACACCGAATATCGAAATCCGTTCCGAGTGCTCAAGCGGGTTCGTGGACTCCTCGCAGGGATCGACAAGCACCGTGCTGCGGGTGGCAAGTTGGTGTACACCGCACACGATGTGATCGGACACGATGTACCTTGGCGCAGCATCGAGCGGTGGTTCCTCGACCGGTACATGTCCAAAGTCGATGGAGTGATTTTCGTCAGTGAAGCGAGCATCAAAATGGTGCGAGACCGATTCCCACAACTGACTTCCAATCAAACCATCATTCCGCTCAGCGATTATGGGGATTGGTACCCCGACACGATTTCGCGAGAGGGCGCCCGCGCAAAATTTGGCATTTCCGACGATGAGTTAGTAATCACTCACGTGGGTTTGGTCAAGCGATATAAGAACGTTTCGCAACTCGTGAAGGCGTTTACCGAGACGCCAGGGAAGTATCGACTCCTCCTCGCCGGACGAGTGATTCCGGATGAATTGCGCGACGAAATCGACAATTTGTGTAAGGCCGATCCTCGGATCATCTGGAAGCCTGGGCATATCGATGACGCGGAAATGCAGAACTACTATCGGGCGGCGGACCTCGCGATTTTCCCCTATCGCGCGATTCTGAACAGCGGATCCGCGATGCTCGCGTTGACATTTGGACTGCCGATTGTCGTGCCACAGCTCGGCTCGATGCCCGAACTTCAGAAGCTGATCAGCCCGGATTGGGTGCACCTACAATCGGATGAAATCAATTCAAAGGTACTTCGGGAATCTTTGGACTGGCTCGAGAACACAAATCGATCAGAAAAGCCCCCAATGGAAGCATTGACGGTGGACGCGATTGCGCAAAGGCACTTCGAGTTTTATCAGAAAGTGCAATCTGGATAG
- a CDS encoding ABC transporter ATP-binding protein produces MQSAIQVSDLVVNYRQKNGQQVEAVKGLSFYVGAGEIVGFLGPNGAGKSSTLKALMGFVKLAAGSCQVFGIESWTEEARKRIGYLPEVAMYYPFLNPKETLTLYGELQGLGGSRLKSEVDHLLEVVGLKDATHKLNKNLSKGMLQRVGIAQSLLGNPELLILDEVTSGLDPVGRKELRTLLKSKQQNGTTLFFSSHELAEVDLLCDRLLFIHKGKLIQEKRISDLHGELSKYEIVFTSKTTINLDGAAILNHIDGSLIANFESKPAFLAGIETINQKGGQILDLTSTPGSLEDYFIQQVEAA; encoded by the coding sequence ATGCAATCGGCAATTCAGGTTTCAGACCTCGTTGTAAATTACCGGCAAAAGAACGGGCAACAGGTCGAAGCGGTCAAAGGCCTCTCATTTTATGTTGGCGCAGGTGAGATCGTTGGCTTTTTGGGCCCAAACGGCGCAGGGAAGAGCTCCACGCTAAAGGCTCTCATGGGGTTTGTCAAACTCGCTGCAGGGAGCTGCCAAGTCTTCGGAATCGAATCTTGGACCGAAGAAGCGCGCAAACGAATCGGCTACCTACCCGAGGTGGCGATGTACTACCCATTTTTGAACCCCAAAGAGACCTTGACTCTGTACGGTGAGTTGCAAGGGCTGGGGGGATCTCGGCTGAAGAGCGAGGTCGATCATTTGCTTGAAGTTGTCGGGCTTAAGGATGCCACCCACAAACTAAACAAGAACCTTAGCAAAGGCATGCTTCAGCGGGTCGGCATTGCACAGTCGTTGCTTGGAAATCCTGAACTTTTGATCCTTGACGAGGTGACCAGCGGCCTTGATCCAGTCGGTCGAAAGGAACTTCGGACTCTCCTCAAGTCCAAGCAGCAAAACGGCACCACACTCTTTTTCAGTTCGCATGAACTCGCCGAAGTTGATCTGCTGTGCGATCGATTGCTCTTTATCCACAAGGGCAAGTTGATTCAAGAAAAGCGGATTTCGGACTTGCACGGTGAACTCTCCAAATATGAGATCGTGTTCACGTCGAAGACGACGATCAATCTTGACGGCGCAGCCATTCTGAATCACATCGACGGATCGCTGATTGCCAATTTCGAATCGAAGCCCGCGTTCTTGGCTGGAATCGAGACGATCAACCAAAAGGGCGGACAGATCCTTGACCTCACGTCGACGCCAGGATCGCTCGAAGACTATTTCATCCAACAAGTGGAGGCTGCTTAA
- a CDS encoding ABC transporter permease subunit has protein sequence MNKFKIIWVIARGVIVESLRRKDLWVVAILGFLIVLSAGALGFFGMQGLESFAKDLGTTVLGGLSTILAITSTARLMPDEIKNRTLYPLLARPISRFDLLAGKLLGAVAISWISFAILAALTGVALAIFGVQFEPVMAQYVLCKMMGLVIICSVTLALSLLITANAAVTMSFILLFGAGMITQALSMAYESGQTGMAPVFRFVNAILPQTNLFDLGSRAANSNWGTVPAWVVGSLAVYMALYSAAMLGLGWSKFKNQAV, from the coding sequence ATGAACAAATTCAAAATTATCTGGGTCATCGCCCGGGGAGTCATCGTCGAGAGCCTTCGGCGCAAGGACCTTTGGGTCGTCGCCATTTTGGGATTCTTGATTGTTTTGAGCGCAGGCGCACTTGGGTTCTTCGGCATGCAGGGACTCGAATCGTTCGCGAAGGACCTCGGTACAACGGTTCTCGGTGGCCTTAGCACAATTTTGGCGATCACTTCGACCGCGCGATTGATGCCCGATGAGATCAAGAACCGAACGCTTTATCCGCTCCTAGCACGACCGATCAGCCGGTTCGATCTTCTTGCCGGAAAGCTACTTGGCGCGGTGGCCATCTCTTGGATCAGCTTTGCGATTTTGGCGGCTCTGACAGGTGTTGCGCTCGCCATTTTTGGCGTGCAGTTTGAACCTGTGATGGCCCAATACGTGCTCTGCAAGATGATGGGGCTTGTCATTATTTGCTCAGTGACACTCGCGCTGAGTCTGCTAATCACAGCCAACGCCGCTGTCACCATGAGTTTCATCTTGCTATTTGGCGCCGGGATGATTACACAAGCGCTGAGCATGGCCTATGAAAGTGGACAAACGGGAATGGCTCCGGTTTTCCGATTCGTGAATGCGATTCTGCCACAGACAAATCTGTTTGACCTAGGCAGCCGGGCAGCCAATAGCAATTGGGGCACAGTGCCTGCTTGGGTGGTCGGTTCTCTCGCCGTTTACATGGCGCTCTATTCGGCAGCGATGCTCGGCCTCGGCTGGTCCAAGTTCAAGAATCAGGCGGTGTAA